The region GTGTTGCATATAAGTTGAGTGTTGCAAATAAGATGAGTGTTGTAGAGAGGTTGAGTGTTGCAGAGATGTTGAGTGTTACATAGATGTTGAGTGTTGCAGTATTTATATATGAGAAAGTAAGTTGAAAGTAAGTTTGATGGTAAGTTGCATTCACAATAAAGTCTACTTTGCATGTGATGTATGTGAATGCTCAATTGGTAAGGGCGCATGCCTTGTATTTTTGCATGCATGTGAGTATACGACAGTGGTAAGGGCGCATGCCTTGTGTTTTTGCATGCATGCAAGTAGACGCCATTGAAGAGGGTGCATGAGTGACTTTATGCATATGAACACGCGTCATTGATAAGGGCACATGCATTGTCTTGTTAGGACAGAAACATCTTTGTAGAGAATCATGCAGGCACATACCTTTGCTTAGTAAGGCAGAAGAATCTTGTAGGCGCCATTGGTAAGGCCGCTTGCCTTGTCTTGTCTCTGCATGCAGGAATCCTGGGAGATTCTTAAAAAACTTGATACGTGATCAATGCACTTGCCTTGTCTTCTACATGCGTTGCCTTCACCATATACCATATTTAGCTACATGTTAATATGTGATCAATGCACTCACCATCAAACACTAAACTTACAACAAATAAAATAGCACCACTAACAAGTACAACACATAAATAACATAACTATGTGATTACAACAacataactatgcgattacaaccatcaaaacaattttaTAAGGAGTATACATCATCTTGTGAACGTCTCTGTAAGTCTTAATATCCATCCAGaaacgaacttctccattttggttgaacgtcGTATCAAACCATTTAATTCTTCTGATCCTTTCACCATCTGCAATGTCTCCATCTAACCAACAGTTCAAGGTTCTGTTAAGATGTTCGAACGTATCTATATTTCAAAATCGGATCTTCATCAGAGGCTGCACAactgaaaagattaaatcgatATTCCTCTTGTGAATATATGAATATACAgacattttaaagaaaattgaaggagattgaaggaTAATGGAAGGAGGGTAAGAAGTTGTGCGAAAAGTTATGGGAGAAATGTTGTGTATTTATAGATGAGTgcacatgcatgcgccaatgcttTTGGCGCGCACACACACGACTACATACATGCGTCAATGTATGTGACGCCTTCACATGCATGCACCATTGCATGTGGCTCcttcacatgcatgcgccaatgaCTTGAGCGCCTTCTGTTCATTGAAAAATAGATACGCCAGTTTAAGTAACGCATAAgttatgaaaagtgattatttccgtaattatttttaaaaaataaattattttaaaatttaaattgaaaaatacaattatttttaaaaaaactCAAAAGAAAGAATAGAAAAGACCGATATTCGAGAGAAACTATCCAATACTATATAGTACCCGTGCAATAATGACACACTATTTACACACCCACAAATATACAATTTAACTTTTAAAGTGAGTTGTGGATTTTTTGGATTTGGTGAATTGTTTTAAAAACTAAAATCCATTTGTTTGGTGAACGTTGCTATCCTGATAGAGATTACTCATATAAACATTGTTTGTTTGTTATGAAATGGAGATTACTCATATCTTGAATATAAAGTTCGATAATAATTTGTCCATCACGATCAACCATTGTGGTATAATTTTTCTTGACAATAACCATTTTAATATAAACATGTGTTATAAATATTATTCCAATAGTTGATAATTActttctctctcactctctcCCTCTTTGTACGAAAAAATATAATACTACTTTTTTGTGGTGGATATTGATAGATAGTAGTAACATTTAATTTTAAcatataaacaaaaaaaatgaaaatataGACATTGCTTTGAAAAACAACTCCAAACGAGCCTATCCAAAACTGGCTCTGTGCATCCGAAATGGAATAAAAAAGGGAATATAGAATAATGCtaaatatttataataaaaattcatcaaaattaaaaataattattcttttaattcccttttcataaaaaataaattattcGAAGCGtcaaataataaaaataatcaatAATAAAAAACAATGTGAATTATATATACCTGGATTGGTCCAATGGAAATGAAAAAAGCATTAACACCGGTGCAAATTCTCAACTACGAATAGCAATCGAATAAAAAAAAATCACATTACACAAAAGTGGAAGGTAATCGGAACAGAAGCTGTAGtgaagaagacgaagaagaagaagtgaagagCAACAATAACAAGCTTTTGAGAGTTTTTCAAGCGCGAAACTATTCGGAATCGAAAAAGATGTCGATTCCGAAAGAGCCAGAGGAGGTAATGAAGCTAAGAGGAGGATCTGTTCTTGGAAAGAAAACCATTCTCAAGAGCGATCATTTCCCTGGTTGCCAGAACAAGCGATTACGTCCAAATATCGACGGAGCTCCCAATTACCGTCAGGTTTTTCTATCTTTCATCTCTACCACTCAGATTTTATCACTTTTGTAATTTTTTTGACGATTGTTGAAATTTTGCTTATAGGCTGATTCGTTACATGTTCACGGTGTTGCGATTCCAACAATTGATGGAATCAGAAATGTTCTTAAGCACATTGGTGCTCAAACTGAAGGGAAAAAAGTTCACGTTCTTTGGATTAGCCTTCGTGAAGAACCGGTATCTTTACTTTCTTGATTAACGTTCAGTACTCTTATTATGCATGTATTAACAGTGATGGCGTTTCTTCTGGTATCATATTCATTTTATTGTAATTCTGTGGTTTTCAGCTTTAAATTTAGGTTTTAGAAATCTAGGCTATGTAAATGAAAGTGGATTGAATTCTCTGTAGCACCGACACCTCTGGAAAAAAGTGTGTCAATGTCGGTGTCTGAAACCGACACTAGTATAGTGACGTGTTAGTGTCGATGTTGTGTTTCCGGTGTTTGTGCTTCATAATTCTCACTGTAATTTGCAATTTTATTTGTGGCCAAAAGTCTTGTTGAAATTATGACGTTCCAATCGCCGTACCTAgaatatcaaaattaattttaCTTCATTATGTCTTACTGAAGTTTTCTGTTGCCCGGGAATCATAATAGACATTAACTAACTTTGGTTTGACTTGAAGCGGTAATATGCTTTAGTATTAGATTGAAAAAATTGTCCTAACTTTTCCGTATTTTAGAGTAAAAATGTTCTAATGCAAATTTAATTTTAACCAAACCGTCTTTTACATAACCGCGTTCGATCAAAATCACCTTTGTTACACACAACCAAAAATCACACACATGTTTCATTCTAGCTCTGCAAATGATGATTGATGCTCCACTAAAATTCTACTTGTCGTCTCTTCTAAATTTTCTCTCTCTCAAAATCAGGTTGTGTACATTAATGGGCGCCCCTTTGTTTTGCGTGATGTGGAGAGACCATTCTCCAACCTTGAGTATACGGTATGTTATTGTGGAGTTCTCGTTGCTTTATTTTGGTCTAGTCTTTTCTCTTTGAGCCTGAGGGGGTAAGTTTTGGTTCCGAACCGTCTTTGCTCTTGATACTGTTGGATTATTGCATTTGAGTTGGATTGAACTTGTTAGCTTTTCAACGGAAATTTGTTTGGGTTCTAATAGTTTTGCATTTTGTACTCAATCAGGGAATTAATAGGGAAAGAGTTGAACAAATGGAGGCTCGTTTGAAAGAAGACATTCTGAATGAAGCTGCAAGGTATATCCACGGTCCCCTTCATTATTTTATCCCCAACCTTTATCGTACGACAAACCATCTTATTTTCAAAATGGCATAACAGATATGGAAATAAGATTCTTGTGACCGATGAACTTCCAGACGGTCAGATGGTGGACCAATGGGAATCAGTGTCGTGTAATTCTGTGAAGACACCTCTAGAGGTATAGGTGAAACTTGTCTTTAATGTGTTTGTGAGGCTACTTAACCAGTTTTCTGAACAAAATGCCGCAAAGTTGTTTTCTTGGCTGTAGGTGTACCAGGAATTGCAAGTGGAAGGATATCTTGTTGATTACGAACGTGTTCCAGTAACTGATGAAAAATCCCCAAAGGAACAGGATTTTGATGTTTTGGTAAGTTTGTTAGTTTTAAATATTTCTTTTAATAAAGAAGCTTCTGAATGAGATATTTCTTTTAGATTTTATTTGGTACATCACAGAAGTTATCATACATAGAAAACTCATTCAATTTCCTGAAATTATTGGCTTCACATTCATTTTAGGTTCAAAAAATTTCACAAGCTGATCTACATACAGAGATAATTTTTAATTGTCAAATGGGGCGTGGACGAACTACAACTGGAATGGTCATTGCGACTTTGATTTATCTGAATCGAATTGGAGCTTCTGGTATGCAgtttattttatttgaatttttcTATATAGACTTCCTTGTTTAatgatttaaaaataaaaaaaattaagatgCACTTTGCTACACCAATACGATAGATTTGACCAAGCTTTTCAGCATTTGCTTAAAATAAAAATGTCAATAGCTTTTTCAGTTTGTGTAGCAGTTTTAATTTTATGTCAACGAGACATCAGCAAGCCTGTCTGTCCTTTCTGTATTTGGTATGTCTACCTGAGTTTTGATTTAGTTTATTAGCTAAGTAGAAGATCAGCTAATTATTTCTCCAGCTTCTTTCTTGTTAAAATGTACAAATATGGAAATATAACCTTTCAGGTCTTTTCTGAAGAGTTTATTTCTTTTTTGTATTACCTCTAGGTTACAGGGTCTGTGTCTAGCTAATGAGAACATGATTGTCATCTGCATCAGCATATGTATGCACATGTCTAACACATGACCAGAGAGCAATTACTTATTACGCGCGTGAGAAAAAACTCAACCCACCCATTGGATTCAGCATTGATGGGCTGGACTAGAACAATAAGTTAGGACTATTTGTTTACAAATCCATACCCATTCATACGCAGTACATTAGTTCCAAGAAAATTGGATTACTGGGGTATGTACTGAACAACCATTGTTTAATTAGAAAGATATTTGAGCTTATACCCAATGATTCCGAGTTTCTTTAATAATTTCAATACATCTATTTTTACTCCGTCATTCAGTTTAGACCATAGGGTTACCAGTTGAATATCCAATAAAAAAGTGTTTGAATTTATCTGCTAGCCAGCTCTGCTTCTTGAGTTGGATATTGTTGTGCTGGAAAGCTTGCTTCTTTTTGCTTTTAGCCGCTCAAGGTTCACTTGGTGGGATTTAATTCCTATTTTAATTAATGAAAATTTTGGTCATTGCAAACTTGATCTCTCTAGTTTGAGACTTTTAAAGCTTTCTTTCATGTCCCTCATGAGTTTTGAGCTTTTAGCCGCCCAATGTTCACTTGGTGGGATTTAATTCCTATTTTAATTAATGAAAATTTTGGTCATTGCAAACTTGATCTCTCTAGTTTGAGACTTTTAAAGCTTTCTTTCATGTCCCTCATAAGTTTTGAGCTTTGTTCTCCCATGTAtctgttttttctttttctttcttcaATATATTTCTgatttataaaattaaaattatagGGATTCCAAGAAGCAACTCAGTTGGTACAATTTCTCAATATCTGGCTAATGTCCCAGACCATATGCCTAACTCTGAGGAGGCAATTCGAAGGGGAGAATACACTGTCATAAGAAGCTTGATTCGTGTGCTAGAGGTATTAGTATAAACTTTAATATTGCTTTTAGGTGATGTAAAATATGTTCTATTTGTCCTAATTAGTTTATTTGCTTCCAGGGTGGTGTTGAGGGGAAAAGACAAGTTGATAAAGTCATTGACAAGTGTGCCTCAATGCAGGTATCTGTTTCGATCCCTCCAAGGAAGTACTTTTAAGGAGGGACAGCCTCAGTACCCTGAGTGAGGATTAGTCTCACACCTCgcaaaaacaaagaaaaagaaagaaaactCCTTGGTTGTTTAGACTGCTTCTTAGATGTTGCAAATTTCTTTTCCTTATATGTGGAGGTGGATTTTTATATATTAACTGAAGAGACATCCTTTATTCCTTGTTTGCTTTTGTTCCAGAACTTACGTGAAGCAATTGCCACTTATCGTAATAGTATTCTGCGGCAACCAGATGAGATGAAAAGGGAGGCATCACTTTCTTTTTTTGTAGAGTACTTGGAGAGATACTACTTTTTGATATGTTTTGCTGTATACATACATTCAGAAATGGCTGCACTGCGAGCTAGGTCTGCTAGCCACAGTAGTTTTACTGACTGGATGAGAGCTAGGCCAGAGCTCTACAGCATTATTCGCAGGTTGCTTATTTTTCCCCTCCTAATATTTGGTGTATAGTCttaagtttttttttcttttaacatttttaaataaaatttttCATTAGGGCAGTGGGTCCCATGACTCCCATTTATAATGGGTCAAACTGGCTATGGCTAGTGAGCAGTTTTCTGCCATATATATGCAGCATTAAAAAGTTGAAAATGCAACTGAGATTGCCTCTACTTGGAGGCATGATGTTTTGTTTAATACAAGGTTCCAGTTTCCCTGTACCTTGCAATCATCACTGGTATTAAAAAAATCCCTGATGTCAGTATAGCTCTTAGGCTAAACTTTTATTAATCAACTGAGTCATACCACCAGGGATTATGTATGTGCTAGTGTGGTTCTCAGATTGCAATTAACTTTTCTGAGTGAAGATCTGTTGATTTGTGATCTGTTGACTTGTGAGGATGCATGGTATTTGTTAAGTTGAAAGCTTATTGGTTGTCTCAAAGTTACCCTTTAAGGATTCCAAAGCTAAGTTTGTTCCAAACAAGGCCTTGGGCTAGAATTTCTATAGGAAAAGTTTCACCAGAGGTCCTTTTTAACTTAATTTCTCATATCAATGTAGTATTTTTTCATGGGGTCATTTAACTTAATTTATCATATCAACGTAGTCTTTTATCTTCTTTTTTCTTGGGTCAAGTTAGCcttatatatttaaaaaaaatgtcAACAGCTCTGGACAAAAAGTAAGTCTTGATCATTCAAAAAAGTAACATGATATTTTCTCTGTTTTTTTTGTGCCTAAGATTGTGGGCTCCTTGACTTCAATTGAATCTAATATTGATGTTGAGTGATGAAACATTCTTTGCAGTAGATCATTAATGGCCAGGTACATATATCTATAACAAAAGTAAATGGGAAATGATGGTCTGTCTAACGGTGTAAACATTTTTTAAGCATAAGGACAAACTTGACACAAAAAGAGGTACATGACTACATTGACATACAAAATTATGATAAAGGACCCAAGATACAATTTTGTCAATCACTTTATATTAGGACTTCATACTATGGTTCCATAATGTTCTGTTGCCCAAGAAAAACTGGGCTACTTTTTCTGTTCATATTGTGGCTTATATCAATTATCGGGAAACAGGCCCAGGGGACTTTTCCTTATAGTTTAGAGATTTTCTTGGTCTATATTCACCAAAAGTTTCCAGATAAATATAGTATTATTCATCCTCACCCATCAATACCATTACTTTCTTAATTACTTTTTTCCTTcatttaattgaataaatgttCACCAATTGGATTTTGATTGCAATCTGATTTGGTTGAATTGCTGATCTTATGCTCTACAAAAATATATGTATAACTTATTTCATTTGCCGTCTATTTGCATTGCAGGTTGCTGAGGAGAGATCCAATGGGTGCACTTGGATATTCCAGTTTGAAACCGTCTCTAAAGAAGATAGCTGAATCTACTGATGGCCGTCCTTCTGAGATGGGAGTGGTTGCTGCCTCGAGAAATGGCGAGGTACTTGGAAGTCAAACTGTTCTGAAAAGTGATCATTGCCCGGGATGTCAAAATCCAAGATTGCCTGAAAGAGTGGAGGGGGCACCTAATTTCAGAGAAGTTCCTGGCTTTCCAGTTTATGGAGTTGCAAATCCAACTATCGATGGTATTCGATCTGTCCTTCGTAGGATTGGCAGCTCCAAAGGTGGACGCCCGGTACTTTGGCATAATATGAGAGAAGAACCTGTTATTTACATCAATGGGAAACCATTTGTTCTCCGTGAAGTTGAAAGACCGTACAAAAACATGCGGGAATATACGGTAAAAGTTACTTTTGAGTCTTTGGCATCTCTTCAATAAACTTTTAAGTTAAGAGAGAGGTATTGCTAGCTAGGAATTGAATTCAGAACAGTTTACTTTTCATCTGGTTTACAGTCCACTGGTTCATATATCACCAATCAGCCTTCACAGTTTTTCTTGTCGTGCGTCAATAGGACGTCAATGCTGTTCTTGTTACTGTTAGAATATAAGACACCATCCTCCAAAAGAAGGTACTAGTTGAAGTGGGAAATAGTGTATTTAGATAAGTAGTGTAGTTTAATGGATAGTGTTGGTCTTGCTCACATGCATGGAGATCACACTTGCTTAGTATTTACTGTGCTGTTTTCTTTTAATAGTTTTTGGTGTGTTGGGAATCCTACGTTGGACGAGTTATGAATTAAATAAATCTATATTTATATGTGGTGAGTATTCCTTACCTTACAAACTAATTTTGTAAGGATGAGTTAGGTTTAGCCGGTTTTGTAAGACTGTGTTAAACCCCATCTAAATTTTAATACCTTACATGCTGGTTGGTTTTGTAAGGATGAATTAGGTCCAACCTAGATTCTAAGATGCTGGTTTTGTATAGATTAATTAGGTCCAACCCAGATTCTAAGTTGGTGTTTCACCTAATACGTGACTATGTCATTACATTACCTTTTCACTTAATATTATTATGTTAGATAAAACTTCAAAACTTATAATCCATGGTTTGGATGTATggttttcttttaatttttatcCATTTGATGACTTTCTGAATTTTATGGTAGTTTGGAATTTTCATGCCAATTGTGTGAATTTGGCTTGTAGGGAATTGGTCGTGAAAGGGTGGAGAAAATGGAAGCCCGGTTAAAAGAAGATATCCTAAGGGAAGCTGAGCAGTATAACAATGCCATAATGGTTATTCATGAAACAGACGATGGGCAGATATATGATGCTTGGGAGCAAGTAACCTCTGATGTAATTCAAACCCCACTTGAAGTTTTTAAAACCTTGGAGGCTGATGGATTTCCAATCAAGTATGCACGTGTGCCCATCACTGATGGAAAAGCTCCTAAAAGTTCTGATTTTGACACAATGGCTTTTAATATTACGTCTGCTACAAAGGACACTGCTTTTGTTTTCAATTGTCAGGTAGTTTCTTAATCTTTCATATCTTTTGTTGTATTCTTTATGGATATATTTCTGCATTTGTGCATTGGCTCTTCTCTTGTCTCTTATTTTCTCTTTTCAACTCTTACTGCTAATGCTTCGTTCATATTTCAGATGGGTAGGGGCAGAACAACCACAGGTACTGTCATAGCTTGCCTTGTGAAACATCGAATTGATTATGGGAGGCCTATTAAAATACTGGGAGATGATGTAACCCAGGAAGATGTGGATGGCGGTTTCTCAAGTGGAGATGAAGTTGGGGGCTATGTCGGTGCCCCTAATAATTTGCAAATAAAGACAGATGGAAAACAAAAacatgtttttggtataaatgacATCCTTTTGTTATGGAAGATAACAGCATTTTTTGATAATGGGGTGGAGTGCCGAGAGGCCTTAGATGGTATTATTGATAGATGTTCTGCACTTCAAAACATTCGCCAAGCCGTTCTAGAATATAGGAAAGTATTCAATCAACAACATGTTGAGCAAAGGGTAAGGAGGGTTGCATTAAATCGTGGTGCTGAATACTTGGAACGGTATTTCCGTCTTATTGCTTTTGCAGCATATCTTGGAAGTGAAGCATTTGATGGGTTTTGTGGGGAAGGTGAATCCAAAGTGTCATTTAAGAATTGGTTGCATCAGAAACCAGAGGTGCAGGCTATGAAATGGAGCATAAGATTGAGACCCGGACGATTTTTCACTATTCCTGTAAATCTCTTTTCTACTTAAAGTTATTTGCCCCCTCCCCAACTTGACATAATATTAAGCTTAAGCCAATTTGTCAACTTTAATTGTAGGAAGAGTTGAGAGCACCACAAGAGTCTCAACATGGAGATGCAGTGATGGAGGCATTCGTTAAGGCCCGTAGTGGTTCAGTTCTGGGAAAAGGCTCCATCCTAAAAATGTATTTCTTTCCTGGTCAGAGAACTTCTAGCCATATACAAATACACGGCGCACCACATGTTTACAAGGTAAGCTGACATACATGACTGCTATAGAGAATAACTATTGTCAACTTTGTGATCATGCATTGTGGTAGCTTTCATTGATGCAACTAAAAATTTGGCTTAGGGATGGGCAATAGATGAGCATTATCTGTGACCGTAGCTGGTTTCATTTGTTAAAACTCTTAAATTTTCCATTTTAACCCGTTGAATAGTGAACGAGCCTGTTTATCAGTTTTCTGCGGTAGTGGATTGAGAACAACAAAGAATTAGTAAAAACTGGATGAAGCAATTATAGATTTACTTTATCATTTGTAAATGTAAATTCATATTCATAAATTTAAGTTTCTTATAACTATTTCTGTCCTCTTTCATTCGAAACTTTTATAATACTATCATATTGTTCTTATGTACATTCAGGACCCGCTTgatatataagaatcaaatagAAGTGATATGATAAATATTTATTCTATGACATcattatattatattatatttttgGTACATACCTCATAATGACATGATAAGATATATCTCATTTAAATAACAAGATTACCCTTTTGAAACAATAACACATTTATTTGAAATTCGTTTAAATATTTTTGAACATTGTAAATTAacataaaatacaaaaaaatgaTTAAGTAATTAAATAATGTcatataattttaaaaataatcTAGTGACACTACTAAATATACATGTTCgataaaaatatatatatatatatatatatatatatatatatatatatatatatataaaccaCCTTTACAAGAAAATTATATTAACTTgtttaaaatttttaaaaaatatttatattttagtAATTTTAATAATGtttttttagtattttaattttaataaataaattatttaaattatttactttttTTTAAGATTTAATATCAGATTCTATTTTTTGTTCATTTATATTTTATCAGcattcattttttatattttaacTTTACTTTTATAAGTATAAATCAGTAATTTATTTTCTTATCCTATTTTGTTGGTTTCTAACCTGGTTCATATTCCGAAAAAAATTTTCATCTAGAGAAGCAAGATACGATAAATGTCAAAATTAACTTCTCATATTGCGATGCTTTATTAAACAATGGATTGAGACAAGATACACAATTTTCTATTCGGTCTTTTATCCTGTCCACCAAACGAGTCTCACTGTCTTACTATTATATAGGCAGAGTCATGGTGATTCTCTTGCCCTCCTGGGCTGTGATCCCCTAAAATTTCTTTCTTTTTATACACCCTCATGTTTGGAGGTTACCTTACATTATTCTTTTAGCTTTTCAATATTGTAATATGGCTAGTTTTACCGAGTGCATCATGCACCCACGCAACTTAGTATTTAAGGAAAGTAACTACTAACATTTGTAAACCAGTGAGGAAGCCAAATGTTAAAATGCAATCAGGATATGCTAACAGTAGGTGGCCTTGAGGTTTTGATGTGGAAGGGCTTTtccaaaaaataaataaaacttgTAATTCCAATCAATGCTTGGATGTGTGTGTTTCATATTTTTCTTGTTCGCAGATTTTGTGAAATTATATAATGCCTAAAAGCTTTTTTTCCCAAGGTTGATGAATACTCCGTGTATTGCATGGCAACTCCAACCATCTCTGGTGCCAAGGAGATGCTAAAGTATCTGGGCGCTATTCCTAAAGCAAAAGCCTCAGCTGCTCGAAAAGTAATTTTGACTGATCTGAGAGAGGAAGCAGTTGTCTATATCAAGGGCACTCCCTTCGTTCTGAGGGAGTTAAACAAACCCTATGATACACTCAAGCATGTCGGAATCACTGGTTCTGTGGTGTGTCATCTTGTACTATTATGCATCTATCTGAACGTGTCCCAAAATGCTTTGTTATACAACTCATAGCAACTGCAATGCAGGTGGAACACATGGAGACACGGTTGAAAGAAGATATAATAGCTGAGATTAGACAGTCTGGTGGGTTGATGTTGTTTCACCGTGAAGAATATAACCCTTCAACAAACCAGTCTAATGTGGTTGGTTACTGGGAAAACACTTTGGCAGACGATGTGAAAACAACTGTAGAAGTTTATTCTGCTCTAAAGGATGAGGGGTATGATATTGTCTATCAGAGGATACCGTTAACGAGGGAGAGAGATGCTTTGGCCTCTGATGTTGATGCAATCCAGTGCTGTAAAGATGAGTAAGTATTCCTACTAAATACGAGGAATTTATCGACACATATTTTGTAAAGTTTAATGGTATTTTTTTTAAGTTTCTGAGCTGACTGGGTACCTATAATctgttaagaaatgtggttgggcctaactcaaccctacaaaaccaGCTTATAGGGTGAGGATTGCCCCCCACTTATAAGGACATGCTCAGGCCATATATTATCCGATGGGCATTGTTCTTGACATATTCCATGGGCATCTGTTTACGTTTTGTTTAGGAACAGTATATTCATGATTTAATCTTTTGAAACAATTCTTTAAATCTAATAATATATTTCTAAACTCTTGCTTTTTGTAGCTCTGCAGAGAGTTATCTTTTTGTATCACACACTGGTTTTGGTGGAGTTGCATATGCAATGGCCATTATCTGTATTAGACTCGGTGCAGAAGCAAACTTTGCATCCCCAGTCCCACAGCCACTGCTTAGTCCTCAGCAATATACAGAGATTGAAGAGAACTTTCCCGTTCGAGCTTCTAATGAAGCAGCACTCAAGATGGGTGATTATCGTGACATTTTGAGCCTTACAAGAGTCCTGATACATGGTCCCCAAAGCAAAGCAGATGTTGACATTGTTATTGACAGGTTATTAACCAGAATTTAATCATAAAGCTTTTTTCTAATTATATGATAATAACTTAAATAAACATGGTTTTTTTTATCAAAGTTGATGCAGTATTATGCTCTCTTAGATGTAGAACCACATATAGTTGGAATTAATAGACTAATAGTATTCTTCATGCCCGAAACAATGCAGATCTTGGCATTGTTATTGACAGGTTATGGACCAATATCCGGTCATAAAGCTTTGCTAACTAAATGATATTTAACTGTAAGAAACCTAATCATTATCAAAGTGGATGCAGTGATTCTGTTCTCTCATTTAGGAACTTATGTTGTTGAAAATAATAGTATTTTCCATGTCTATTCTATTTTCCTGGGCT is a window of Lathyrus oleraceus cultivar Zhongwan6 chromosome 6, CAAS_Psat_ZW6_1.0, whole genome shotgun sequence DNA encoding:
- the LOC127098463 gene encoding uncharacterized protein LOC127098463, whose translation is MSIPKEPEEVMKLRGGSVLGKKTILKSDHFPGCQNKRLRPNIDGAPNYRQADSLHVHGVAIPTIDGIRNVLKHIGAQTEGKKVHVLWISLREEPVVYINGRPFVLRDVERPFSNLEYTGINRERVEQMEARLKEDILNEAARYGNKILVTDELPDGQMVDQWESVSCNSVKTPLEVYQELQVEGYLVDYERVPVTDEKSPKEQDFDVLVQKISQADLHTEIIFNCQMGRGRTTTGMVIATLIYLNRIGASGIPRSNSVGTISQYLANVPDHMPNSEEAIRRGEYTVIRSLIRVLEGGVEGKRQVDKVIDKCASMQNLREAIATYRNSILRQPDEMKREASLSFFVEYLERYYFLICFAVYIHSEMAALRARSASHSSFTDWMRARPELYSIIRRLLRRDPMGALGYSSLKPSLKKIAESTDGRPSEMGVVAASRNGEVLGSQTVLKSDHCPGCQNPRLPERVEGAPNFREVPGFPVYGVANPTIDGIRSVLRRIGSSKGGRPVLWHNMREEPVIYINGKPFVLREVERPYKNMREYTGIGRERVEKMEARLKEDILREAEQYNNAIMVIHETDDGQIYDAWEQVTSDVIQTPLEVFKTLEADGFPIKYARVPITDGKAPKSSDFDTMAFNITSATKDTAFVFNCQMGRGRTTTGTVIACLVKHRIDYGRPIKILGDDVTQEDVDGGFSSGDEVGGYVGAPNNLQIKTDGKQKHVFGINDILLLWKITAFFDNGVECREALDGIIDRCSALQNIRQAVLEYRKVFNQQHVEQRVRRVALNRGAEYLERYFRLIAFAAYLGSEAFDGFCGEGESKVSFKNWLHQKPEVQAMKWSIRLRPGRFFTIPEELRAPQESQHGDAVMEAFVKARSGSVLGKGSILKMYFFPGQRTSSHIQIHGAPHVYKVDEYSVYCMATPTISGAKEMLKYLGAIPKAKASAARKVILTDLREEAVVYIKGTPFVLRELNKPYDTLKHVGITGSVVEHMETRLKEDIIAEIRQSGGLMLFHREEYNPSTNQSNVVGYWENTLADDVKTTVEVYSALKDEGYDIVYQRIPLTRERDALASDVDAIQCCKDDSAESYLFVSHTGFGGVAYAMAIICIRLGAEANFASPVPQPLLSPQQYTEIEENFPVRASNEAALKMGDYRDILSLTRVLIHGPQSKADVDIVIDRCAGAGHLRDDILYYCKEFEKFTDGDDEERAYLMDMGVKALRRYFFLITFRSYLYCTSPSNVEFAAWMDARPELGHLCNNLRIDK